Proteins co-encoded in one Aspergillus flavus chromosome 2, complete sequence genomic window:
- a CDS encoding Zn(II)2Cys6 transcription factor produces the protein MEVRRQSRNGHATFQRTYKACLACRQRKAKCELGTGPDGLALGPPCAKCRREQRECVFSEKKAWERQKKRGQSEEGTPLPARARPRLSSNPGISRDESHHVLSHGPSPLSYAEQNQDNGDSTLQSSPAEGSQRRRQSTSTLANSMMRTVVSSGNDALNILFEAAAAHSKEHGNGLSESSTPSRNARSSTGRSNNYESSLNQSIVPPEVLAKAAQPVEVSQASKEVLSVWGACRFVRMGWFTAREAVTFIDLFFKNMSDLSPILTDYYADHNNHRWLVSHDPVLCCTILMISSRYHLLPGAGGGSRNFFIHHRLWQHCQQLVMRLMFGQEKSSQSKVRNIGTIEALMLMSEWHPRSLHFPPESDGWDFDLTSVPPEPQELEDSSSTNRWLEDMIEPARRSDQMSWMLLGSALSLAHELGIFELDEKKLGYASGYEGFISGEQIKLRRQRVQRLLYVYINQLAWRIGCVSLMPQSLNHAILGRRATKELNQTGDEWLIFMDSWMDLTKLAKSVTDMFFPTVSFARQQLHSGRYIELLDHFRPILDKWKEEHLQVRSFKKQYFDILFIEYHFVRVYTHSVGMQAVVERVLADSDPRAEEVRALNIDPIDYEYIQEVIDGCCQILQKVIQLAENGVLRFCPVRIFLRITSSSIFLMKALSLGTRQSTLRESLDVLERSIQALRSNALDDIHLSTRYAALLDMHVARLRRNLLASSKTVKSNQGTASRPSMGVSSSTDHGNNTPMMDISMSQNISDMGYIPSLNDIAADDWLSLPFDPSMAPFGISSAGQFPAYEGGALNFIWNLPS, from the exons GGCAATCGGAAGAAGGTACACCGTTGCCTGCAAGGGCACGTCCTAGACTATCCAGCAATCCCGGGATCAGTAGGGACGAGTCACACCACGTTTTAAGTCACGGTCCGAGTCCACTTAGCTATGCGGAGCAAAACCAGGATAATGGCGATAGTACACTTCAGTCGTCCCCAGCAGAGGGTAGCCAAAGGCGGCGGCAATCCACTTCTACCTTAGCGAATTCTATGATGCGCACTGTGGTGTCTAGTGGAAATGATGCTCTCAACATCCTTTTTGAGGCTGCGGCCGCCCATAGCAAGGAGCATGGCAATGGTTTAAGCGAGTCGAGTACGCCGTCACGAAATGCGCGAAGCTCTACTGGTCGCTCCAATAACTATGAAAGCTCATTAAACCAATCCATTGTCCCTCCCGAGGTCCTGGCCAAAGCAGCGCAGCCCGTAGAAGTCTCCCAAGCGTCTAAAGAAGTCCTTAGTGTCTGGGGAGCATGCCGCTTTGTCCGGATGGGATGGTTCACTGCGAGAGAGGCTGTCACATTTATTGACCT TTTTTTCAAGAATATGTCGGACCTGTCCCCGATATTAACTGATTATTATGCAGACCACAATAATCATCGCTGGCTTGTCTCGCATGATCCAGTTTTATGTTGTACtatcttgatgatatcctctCGTTATCACCTGTTGCCAGGTGCAGGTGGTGGGTCAAGAAACTTTTTCATTCATCATCGGCTTTGGCAGCATTGTCAGCAACTGGTCATGCGGCTTATGTTCGGACAGGAGAAATCTTCGCAGTCCAAGGTTCGAAACATAGGGACGATCGAGGCTCTCATGTTAATGTCAGAATGGCACCCTCGATCCCTCCATTTCCCTCCAGAAAGCGATGGCTGGGACTTTGATCTTACGTCAGTTCCCCCGGAGCCGCAAGAGCTTGAGGATTCGTCCTCTACAAATCGATGGTTGGAGGACATGATCGAGCCAGCACGAAGATCAGACCAGATGTCTTGGATGCTACTGGGTTCAGCTTTGTCTCTTGCGCACGAACTGGGGATTTTCGAACTTgacgagaagaagttgggttATGCGTCTGGTTACGAGGGATTTATATCTGGCGAACAGATCAAACTCCGCAGGCAGCGGGTGCAGCGGCTGTTATACGTGTACATCAACCAACTGGCATGGCGAATAGGTTGCGTATCGCTTATGCCGCAAAGTCTGAACCATGCTATTCTAGGGCGGCGGGCAACTAAAGAGCTAAATCAAACCGGCGATGAATGGCTGATTTTCATGGATTCCTGGATGGATCTGACAAAACTGGCAAAATCGGTCACTGATATGTTCTTTCCGACCGTCTCGTTTGCCAGACAGCAACTGCATAGTGGACGGTATATTGAATTGCTGGATCATTTTCGTCCGATACTGGACAaatggaaggaagaacaTCTTCAAGTACGAT CATTCAAGAAACAGTACTTTGATATTCTCTTCATTGAATATCATTTTGTCCGAGTCTATACGCACTCCGTCGGAATGCAAGCAGTGGTGGAGCGGGTGCTCGCGGACAGCGATCCTCGCGCAGAAGAAGTCCGCGCGCTGAACATTGACCCGATTGACTACGAATACATTCAGGAAGTCATTGATGGTTGCTGCCAGATACTACAGAAGGTAATCCAACTGGCTGAGAATGGGGTATTACGATTCTGTCCCGTCCGGATATTCCTCCGTATCACGAGCTCCTCTATCTTTCTGATGAAGGCTCTTAGTTTGGGGACACGCCAATCGACGTTGCGAGAGTCACTGGATGTTCTTGAACGAAGTATACAAGCGTTAAGGTCGAATGCCTTGGATGATATCCATTTGAGCACTCGCTATGCTGCGCTGTTAGACATGCATGTCGCGCGTTTGCGACGGAACCTACTGGCATCGTCAAAGACTGTCAAGAGTAACCAGGGAACAGCCTCGAGGCCTTCCATGGGTGTTTCATCGAGCACAGATCACGGTAACAATACCCCTATGATGGATATTTCAATGTCACAGAACATATCTGATATGGGGTATATCCCGTCCCTCAATGATATCGCGGCCGATGATTGGCTTTCTTTACCATTCGATCCATCGATGGCACCATTTGGTATCAGTAGTGCAGGACAATTCCCTGCATATGAGGGAGGAGCTTTGAACTTTATTTGGAATTTGCCGTCTTGA
- a CDS encoding putative mitochondrial inner membrane translocase subunit (import inner membrane translocase subunit tim-17) yields the protein MDHSRDPCPWVALSDFGGAFCMGAIGGAVWHGIKGFRNSPYGERRIGALTAIKARAPVLGGNFGVWGGMFSTFDCAIKGIRKKEDPYNAIIAGFFTGGALAVRGGVKAARNSAIMCAVFLAVIEGVGIGFQRMMADNTKLELPPAPPSGDKVAA from the exons ATGGATCACTCCAGAGATCCCTGCCCCTGGGTTGCCCTCAGCGACTTCGGTGGTGCTTTCTGTATGGGT GCAATTGGTGGTGCAGTATGGCACGGTATCAAGGGTTTCAGAAACAGCCCCTACGGAGAGCGTCGGATAGGAGCCCTCACAGCCATCAAGGCTCGTGCGCCCGTCCTCGGTGGTAATTTCGGTGTGTGGGGTGGTATGTTCTCGACATTCGATTGTGCGATCAAGGGAATCCGTAAGAAGGAGGACCCTTACAATGCTA TTATCGCTGGTTTCTTCACTGGTGGTGCTTTGGCTGTTCGTGGTGGTGTCAAGGCTGCCAGAAACTCTGCCATTATGTGCGCTGTTTTCCTGGCTGTCATTGAAGGTGTCGGTATTGGTTTCCAGAGAATGATGGCAGACAACACAAAACTAGAG CTCCCTCCTGCACCTCCATCTGGCGACAAGGTCGCTGCTTAA